The following proteins come from a genomic window of Parambassis ranga chromosome 4, fParRan2.1, whole genome shotgun sequence:
- the LOC114434129 gene encoding mast cell protease 1A-like isoform X1 — protein MHSLHIYLPFLVLTCFGWLALGSVIINGQKAAENSMMYMVSVQHNEHHVCGGFLITEEYVVTAAHCDQPPTHLTVVIGTHNLKKTEKTELKVLQKYKHPNYKNVGMGDDIMLLKLSSKVQLGNGVQIIQLPHSEITIKENEICQVAGWGMTSTNSRPVDELRVVDVSVISREVCAEMWPGLPENVICAGGYKTTKGFCQGDSGGPLVCNGMAVGVVSFNKHANCAYPDVPNVYTDVSKYLSWIDGILRQ, from the exons ATGCACAGTCTGCACATATACTTGCCTTTCCTTGTCCTGACATGCTTTGGATGGCTTG CACTCGGGAGCGTTATTATAAATGGGCAGAAAGCCGCAGAGAACTCCATGATGTATATGGTGTCAGTGCAGCACAATGAGCATCATGTGTGTGGAGGATTTCTGATCACTGAGGAATATGTGGTCACTGCAGCACACTGTGATCAACCACCTAC GCATTTGACAGTAGTTATTGGCACCCATAATCTTAAGAAGACTGAAAAGACTGAGCTCAAAGTtttacagaaatacaaacacCCAAATTATAAGAATGTTGGAATGGGAGATGACATCATGCTCCTCAAA CTATCCAGTAAAGTTCAACTGGGCAATGGAGTACAAATCATTCAACTTCCTCATTCTGAAATAACTATAAAGGAGAATGAAATATGTCAGGTGGCTGGTTGGGGGATGACCAGTACTAATAGCAGACCTGTTGACGAGCTGAGAGTGGTGGATGTGTCCGTCATTAGCCGTGAGGTCTGTGCAGAGATGTGGCCTGGTCTTCCTGAAAACGTGATCTGTGCAGGTGGATACAAGACAACAAAAGGGTTCTGTCAG GGTGACTCTGGTGGCCCTTTGGTGTGCAACGGGATGGCTGTTGGTGTTGTGTCATTCAACAAACATGCTAACTGTGCCTACCCAGACGTACCCAACGTCTACACGGATGTCTCCAAATATCTTTCCTGGATTGACGGCATTCTCCGGCAATAA
- the LOC114434135 gene encoding spindlin-1-like, translating into MSKKRGRKRSSGELSDTLTPDPNCIVGIRIQHNWRERGNQSKWKGTVLDRLSVNPSLFMVKYDGFDCVYGIELFKDERVSNLQVLSEKVVNNKIKIPPGAEELVGKAVEHLFEKEDGEKNEWRGMVLSRAPIMTNWYYITYEKDPVLYMYQLWDDYADGDLRILPEAENKHLLPADRKPGEETESLVGKQVEYVTDKGVKRTGLVIYQVPTKPSVYYIKYDDDFHIHVYDLVKTT; encoded by the exons ATGTCCAAGAAAAGGGGCAG GAAGCGGAGCAGTGGGGAACTGAGTGACACATTAACCCCAGATCCCAACTGCATTGTGGGAATTCGCATTCAACATAACTGGCGTGAGAGGGGGAACCAAAGTAAATGGAAAGGAACAGTGCTAGACAGACTTAGCGTGAACCCTTCTCTGTTCATGGTCAAGTATGACGGCTTTGACTGCGTCTACGGCATTGAGCTGTTCAAGGACGAGAGAGTGTCCAACCTGCAAGTCTTGTCAGAAAAAGTTG TGAACAACAAAATCAAGATACCTCCAGGAGCCGAGGAGCTGGTGGGCAAAGCCGTGGAGCATCTGTTTGAGAAGgaagatggagaaaagaatGAGTGGAGGGGCATGGTCCTCTCCAGAGCTCCAATAATGACCAACTGGTATTACATCACTTATGAAAAGGACCCCGTTCTTTATATGTACCAGTTGTGGGACGACTACGCTGATGGAGACCTCAGGATTCTGCCTGAAGCAG AAAATAAGCACCTGttgcctgcagacaggaagccaggaGAAGAGACGGAGAGTCTAGTGGGGAAACAAGTGGAGTATGTTACTGACAAGGGTGTGAAGAGAACAGGCCTGGTCATCTACCAGGTCCCGACCAAGCCCTCTGTCTACTATATTAAATATGATGATGACTTTCACATTCATGTTTATGACCTTGTCAAAACCACCTAG
- the LOC114434136 gene encoding MICOS complex subunit MIC13-like, translating to MAARILPVVKLATKVTIAGGALYVAYDSGLLGSSEQGSEALEKAKAAIPPAIEEWMKYFGVETQLPTIPKIEFSPVAAWNSGVQWTISSLSEAPTKAAEHTNNGLQYLKDLTK from the exons ATGGCGGCAAGGATTTTGCCTGTAGTGAA aTTGGCCACAAAGGTGACCATTGCAGGTGGAGCTCTGTACGTTGCCTATGACTCGGGTCTGTTGGGAAGCAGTGAGCAGGGCTCAGAGGCCCTGGAGAAGGCCAAAGCAGCAATACCACCTGCCATCGAGGAATGGATGAAGTACTTTGGTGTGGAG ACTCAGCTTCCAACCATTCCTAAGATTGAATTCTCCCCTGTTGCAGCGTGGAACTCTG GAGTGCAGTGGACAATTTCAAGTCTTTCAGAAGCTCCAACAAAAGCAGCTGAACACACAAATAATGGTTTGCAGTACCTGAAAGACCTCACTAAATGA